A stretch of Pseudoclavibacter chungangensis DNA encodes these proteins:
- a CDS encoding aspartate-semialdehyde dehydrogenase, with protein MAQQFHVGVVGATGQVGAVMRRLLVERDFPIASIRFFASARSAGTTLEFRGEQIVVEDAATADPTGLDIALFSAGGATSKAQAERFANAGAIVIDNSSAWRMDPDVPLVVSEVNPEAIADARKGIIANPNCTTMAAMPVLKVLDAEAGLQRLIVSTYQAVSGSGLAGAEELAGQAIAGVEAGHDELLGLVHDGHAIALPEPQKYVKDIAFNVVALAGNLVDDGSEETDEEQKLRNESRKILGLPELLVSGTCVRVPVFTGHSLSINAEFANDITPDRARELLSQAPGVELADVPNPLDAAGNDPSYVGRIRQDASAPGKRGLVLFVANDNLRKGAALNAVQVAEVVAAAKVPA; from the coding sequence ATGGCACAGCAGTTCCACGTCGGCGTCGTCGGCGCCACCGGTCAGGTCGGGGCGGTCATGCGCCGTCTCCTCGTCGAGCGCGACTTCCCGATCGCATCGATCCGCTTCTTCGCCTCGGCGCGGTCGGCGGGTACGACGCTCGAGTTCCGCGGCGAGCAGATCGTCGTCGAGGACGCCGCGACGGCCGACCCGACGGGGCTCGACATCGCGCTGTTCTCGGCCGGCGGGGCGACCTCGAAGGCACAGGCGGAGCGGTTCGCGAACGCGGGTGCGATCGTCATCGACAACTCGAGCGCATGGCGGATGGACCCGGACGTGCCGCTCGTCGTGAGCGAGGTGAACCCGGAGGCGATCGCCGATGCGCGCAAGGGCATCATCGCGAACCCGAACTGCACGACGATGGCGGCGATGCCCGTGCTGAAGGTGCTCGACGCGGAGGCGGGCCTGCAGCGGCTCATCGTCTCGACCTACCAGGCCGTTTCGGGCTCGGGCCTCGCGGGCGCCGAGGAACTCGCGGGCCAGGCGATCGCCGGCGTCGAGGCGGGCCACGACGAACTGCTCGGGCTCGTGCACGACGGGCACGCGATCGCGCTGCCGGAGCCGCAGAAGTACGTCAAGGACATCGCGTTCAACGTCGTCGCGCTCGCGGGCAACCTCGTCGACGACGGCTCGGAGGAGACCGACGAGGAGCAGAAGCTCCGCAACGAGTCGCGCAAGATCCTCGGCCTGCCCGAGTTGCTCGTCTCGGGGACGTGCGTGCGCGTACCGGTGTTCACGGGCCACTCGCTCTCGATCAACGCGGAGTTCGCGAACGACATCACGCCCGACCGGGCGCGCGAGCTGCTCTCGCAGGCGCCTGGCGTCGAGCTCGCGGACGTGCCGAACCCGCTCGACGCGGCCGGCAACGACCCGAGCTACGTGGGACGCATCCGGCAGGACGCGTCGGCGCCCGGCAAGCGCGGGCTCGTGCTGTTCGTCGCGAATGACAATCTGCGCAAGGGCGCTGCGCTCAACGCGGTGCAGGTCGCCGAGGTCGTCGCGGCCGCGAAGGTGCCCGCCTGA